The following is a genomic window from Bacillus kexueae.
CCGAGTTAATTTATGGTACGTTACAAAGAAAATTAACGCTCGATTATTACATTCAACATTTCATTAAAGGAAATAAAAAACTAGAGGATTGGGTCCACAATTTGCTACGTCTTTCCATTTATCAAATGGTGTTCCTTGACCGTATCCCAGATCGAGCTGTATTACATGAATCGGTCGAAATTGCAAAAGCAAGAGGACATAAAGGAATAGCTTCGTTTGTAAACGGGGTTCTACGAAATGTGCAGCGAAATGGTGTTCCATCAATCGATGAGATTAGCAATCCAATCGAACGAATTGGAATTAAGACGAGTACACCAAGTTGGCTTGTCAAACGCTTAGTGGAGCAATATGGATTGGAAGAAGCGGAAGCAATTCTGTTAGAACAACTTAAACCAGCTAAGCAGACGGCTCGTATTAACCGAATGAAAGGTTCGATCGATGAGGTTATTGCTCGTTTAAAAGGTGAAGGGCTAAAGGTGGAAAAAGGAAAGCTCGTGCCAGAAGCTATTGAAGTGATTAAAGGGAATGCAGCTTTAACAGATGCCTTTTCGAAAGGGCTATTAACGATTCAAGATGAAAGTTCAATGCTTGTGGCGAAAGCGCTAGATGTAAAAGAAGATGATCACATATTAGATAGCTGTGCTGCTCCAGGAGGAAAAACAACCCATATTGCTGAAATGCTATCCAATACTGGAAAAGTAATTTCTTTAGATTTACATGAACATAAAGTAAAATTAATTGAAGGCCAAGTGAATCGGCTTGGCTTATCAAATGTGGAAACACGTGTAATGGATGCTCGTAAAGTGGCAGATTACTTTGAAGGAGAAACTTTTGATAAAATCTTAGTCGATGCTCCATGTACAGGATTCGGTGTTATTCGGAGAAAGCCGGAAATTAAATACACGAAAACAGAAAAAGATGTCCAAGCTTTAGCAAATATTCAACTTGAAATTTTACGCGCTGTAGCACCGCTAGTAAAACCTGGAGGCCTTATAGTTTATAGTACTTGTACAATCGATCAAGAAGAAAATAAAACCGTGCTGGAAGCATTTTTACGTGAGCATAGTCAATTCTCAAAAGATACATCGTTATCGGAAAGAATGCCAGAATCACTTCATCCATACGTGAAGGATGGAGAATTGCAAATTTTACCACATTATGTTGGGTCCGATGGTTTTTATATCGCAGCATTAAGAAAGAGGGTGTAAACATCTTGGAAAAAACAACACCAAGAAAAAAGAAAATTGTACAAGGTGGCGACAAGAAGTCTATTTATTCATTGCGACTACCTGAACTTAAAGAATGGCTAAGTGAAAACGGTGAAAAAGCCTTTCGCGCAAAACAAATTTATGATTGGCTGTACAAAAAGCGGGTCAATTCCTTTGAAGAAATGACGAATGTATCAAAAGGGCTACGGGAGAAGTTAGCAGAGACGTTTACCATGACGACTTTAAATACGCTTGTTCAGCAAACTTCCTCTGATGGAACGATGAAATTCTTGTTTGAACTTGCAGACGGGTATTCTATCGAAACGGTTTTAATGCGTCATGACTATGGAAATTCTGTTTGTGTAACTACACAAGTTGGATGCCGCATTGGTTGCACTTTTTGTGCTTCAACATTAGGGGGATTAAAGCGGAATTTAGAAGCGGGTGAAATTGTCGCTCAAGTAGTGAAAGTTCAAAAAGCGTTGGATGAATTAGGCGAAAGAGTTAGTCATGTCGTTATTATGGGAATTGGTGAGCCATTTGACAATTACGACGAAATGATGAGCTTTTTACGCATTATTAACGATGATGATGGATTAAATATTGGAGCACGTCACATTACGGTATCTACTAGTGGAATAATTCCAAAAATTTATCAGTTTGCAGATGAAAATATGCAAATTAATTTTGCTATTTCCCTTCATGCGCCAAATACCGAACTGCGATCACAATTAATGCCAATTAATAAAGCATTTAAGTTACCAGATCTTATGGAAGCCGTACGTTA
Proteins encoded in this region:
- the rlmN gene encoding 23S rRNA (adenine(2503)-C(2))-methyltransferase RlmN, which encodes MLEKTTPRKKKIVQGGDKKSIYSLRLPELKEWLSENGEKAFRAKQIYDWLYKKRVNSFEEMTNVSKGLREKLAETFTMTTLNTLVQQTSSDGTMKFLFELADGYSIETVLMRHDYGNSVCVTTQVGCRIGCTFCASTLGGLKRNLEAGEIVAQVVKVQKALDELGERVSHVVIMGIGEPFDNYDEMMSFLRIINDDDGLNIGARHITVSTSGIIPKIYQFADENMQINFAISLHAPNTELRSQLMPINKAFKLPDLMEAVRYYVEKTGRRITFEYGLFGGVNDQVEHAQELAELIKDLKCHVNLIPVNYVPERDYVRTPREQIFRFEKTLKKAGINVTIRREHGHDIDAACGQLRAKERKEETR
- the rsmB gene encoding 16S rRNA (cytosine(967)-C(5))-methyltransferase RsmB; its protein translation is MKKLKNVRTAALDGLLAVEKKQAYSNLLLTSLIEKNQLPKKDIPLLTELIYGTLQRKLTLDYYIQHFIKGNKKLEDWVHNLLRLSIYQMVFLDRIPDRAVLHESVEIAKARGHKGIASFVNGVLRNVQRNGVPSIDEISNPIERIGIKTSTPSWLVKRLVEQYGLEEAEAILLEQLKPAKQTARINRMKGSIDEVIARLKGEGLKVEKGKLVPEAIEVIKGNAALTDAFSKGLLTIQDESSMLVAKALDVKEDDHILDSCAAPGGKTTHIAEMLSNTGKVISLDLHEHKVKLIEGQVNRLGLSNVETRVMDARKVADYFEGETFDKILVDAPCTGFGVIRRKPEIKYTKTEKDVQALANIQLEILRAVAPLVKPGGLIVYSTCTIDQEENKTVLEAFLREHSQFSKDTSLSERMPESLHPYVKDGELQILPHYVGSDGFYIAALRKRV